In one Lycium barbarum isolate Lr01 chromosome 7, ASM1917538v2, whole genome shotgun sequence genomic region, the following are encoded:
- the LOC132601358 gene encoding uncharacterized protein LOC132601358, producing the protein MKKEFEALKTNHTWDVVELPFGKKPIGYKWVYKIKHKVDVSVERHKARLVVRGYTPIQGIDFHETFSLVFKMCTIRYLITFAVKNGWSLFQLDVNNAFLHGDLDEEVYMKLPQGLSVSSFSSTPVSLCFDVSSVVSPLNLAIKLKADVGDLLPRPDSYRYLIRKLNFLTHTRPDLCFTVQHLSQFLQSPRVPHMDTALHVLSLLSWKSEKQPVVSLSSTEAEYRTMSKLVADLSWLPADIFTKSLTGAQHHILLGKLGVCPPSNLSKGVGIT; encoded by the exons ATGAAGAAGGAGTTTGAGGCATTGAAGACAAATCATACATGGGATGTTGTTGAGTTGCCTTTTGGGAAGAAACCTATAGGGTATAAATGGGTTTATAAAATCAAACATAAGGTTGATGTGTCTGTGGAAAGGCACAAGGCTAGGTTGGTAGTTAGGGGTTACACTCCAATTCAAGGGATTGATTTTCATGAAACTTTCTCCCTTGTTTTCAAAATGTGTACTATTAGATATCTCATAACTTTTGCTGTTAAAAATGGTTGGTCCCTTTTTCAGTTGGATGTCAATAATGCCTTCCTCCATGGCGACTTGgatgaggaggtgtatatgaagctTCCACAGGGCCTTTCTGTTTCTTCTTTCTCCTCTACCCCTGTTTCTTTG TGTTTTGATGTTTCCTCTGTGGTATCTCCTTTAAATTTGGCTATTAAGCTTAAGGCAGACGTTGGTGATCTCTTGCCTCGCCCTGATTCTTATCGCTATCTCATCAGGAAACTTAATTTCCTTACACACACCAGGCCAGATCTGTGTTTTACAGTCCAGCATCTAAGTCAGTTCCTCCAGTCTCCCAGAGTTCCTCATATGGATACAGCCTTGCATGTCTTAAG TCTCCTCAGTTGGAAGTCTGAAAAGCAGCCCGTTGTTTCCTTGTCTTCTACTGAAGCCGAATACCGGACTATGAGTAAGCTTGTCGCTGATTTATCTTGGCTG CCAGCTGATATCTTTACCAAATCCCTCACCGGTGCTCAACATCATATTTTGCTTGGCAAGTTGGGCGTGTGTCCACCCTCTAACTTAAGCAAGGGTGTTGGAATTACGTAG